In the genome of Mangifera indica cultivar Alphonso chromosome 9, CATAS_Mindica_2.1, whole genome shotgun sequence, the window TCGCTTTGGTCTTCTCAATCATCACCGTTGCTTCCTCTTTACACATCCCCCTTCTCCGCCTCCTCTTCTCGCTGGTAAACGACACCGTATTAAGCTCACTTTCGTCTCCACGGCTGCGGATTCAACTCAGCCTTCCTCAGCTCCAGCCTCTGCTGACAAAGCAATTGTTACCGATGATGAATTCTCCCTCGCTAAGGTATGCCTCCTGTGTGGGTAATGAActccttttttaaaatttttaatatagaaCTTGAAAACTGTGAGAAGAAAAGAATGGCTTGTTTTTTAATCTGAAACTTTAATACTTGTTTTAACAACTTGAATGGTAACTCAGTAGAGAAAACTCGAAATATGGATATCTCATGTTATCAGTACGGAATGTCGATACTATAGAATGAACTTCATAGAATTTTAGAAGATCTTGTAGTTTGTGTTAGTGGTGTCTTTTCAACTGTAGGACTCTCCGGCGTACAGATTAAATAATTCTCTGCTTTGGAAAACAGAAATACAGAAAATCTTTTGAAAAACTTTtaacctgaagtttgaaaacaaaatttgaatataatcgtaattaattaattgaattttaaattataataaaaagttgtTTTGGGGTTTTTCAAATACAATATTATCTCGTTTATAATAAGTTTGTTGTAAGTTCTTTGGAGGGATTGGTTTAAATTATATCCGTTGACATCTGGTTCGTTTGATATAAGTAGGTCTTTATGCCCAGAAGTTTGTAATAGATGattaaaaattcaagttttatgaCACTTTCCCATAATTCCGGGGAGGTTTTATATGGATATTCTGCTTGTATCTTTGTGAGTCTAATGACACTTTGCCTCATGGAAACTATCTGGTTGCCAAACTATTGAGAGTTTATTACACTGAATAATCGTTTCTCAAAATTTCTGGGTTTATGTAATACTTTGCAGGTTTCATTTGGTGTTGTTGGACTAGGTCTTGGAATCTCCCTCCTGTCGTAAGTGTTATTTTTtgggaattttttttattccaaagtCTGGGGATACTAAAATAGTCACTTTGTGACCAACAGGTATGGTTTTGGGGCATACTTTAATATCCTCCCTGGATCTGAGTGGTCAGCAATAATGTTGACATATGGCTTCCCCCTTGCCATTATCGGAATGGCACTTAAGGTAAAAGTTTCTAGCATATCTTTAAACACCCTATAGTTACTCATGATTCCTTGAGTTGCATTTAAGAGTATGCCAGTGTtcataatatcatatatattatcatcCTTATCAGTGAGGGTTAACTGTTGCAGTTAGTAACATTTTTCTGTATTGGCATATTTTGTTTAGACTTTGCATGTAATGCTAAATTGTTTTGTATGTAAGATTGGTTGTATCCATTTGTCTGTTCAATGTTAAAATGCACAAGAAAGGCTTCTTTCAAAGATTTAATAAGTATAACCAATTTTATGGAAGTCTACATCATTAAgggttatattttattttttcttatcaaagtatagctctttttaattttatgcagTATGCGGAACTCAAGCCAGTCCCATGCTTAACTTATTCAGATGCCCAAATGTTAAGGGAAACATGTGCCACTCCCATCCTTAAGCAGGTAATTTTACCACTCCTGATTACTTCATCCATATCAATAATTTAAGCAAATAATGCCTGTGTTATCGTAATTAAATATTCTTTGAGTATGAGGCTATATTATTCCCATCTATGGActttttctagttttatataCCACCTAACAGGATCTAGTGCTTCTCATGTACAGGTTGATATTGACATCCTTTAGCAATCTTTTGATTGTATGCTTGCTTCGTCATGGT includes:
- the LOC123226477 gene encoding thylakoid membrane protein slr0575-like; its protein translation is MSTKALPLRIASSTLYIHHHNHDRRFGLLNHHRCFLFTHPPSPPPLLAGKRHRIKLTFVSTAADSTQPSSAPASADKAIVTDDEFSLAKVSFGVVGLGLGISLLSYGFGAYFNILPGSEWSAIMLTYGFPLAIIGMALKYAELKPVPCLTYSDAQMLRETCATPILKQVRNDVIRFRYGDEQHLDEALKRIFQFGLGRGIPRRNAPILQMIREEVTEDGKYSLVLVFEAKALQLSDFEQRQAKFASFFGPGITAEVGKGSENNLYEVRLISNTSPNASPA